A single window of Streptomyces sp. NBC_00464 DNA harbors:
- a CDS encoding NuoB/complex I 20 kDa subunit family protein, with translation MGLEEKLPSGFVLTTVEQAAGWVRKSSVFPATFGLACCAIEMMTTGAGRYDLARFGMEVFRGSPRQADLMIVAGRVSQKMAPVLRQVYDQMPNPKWVISMGVCASSGGMFNNYAIVQGVDHIVPVDIYLPGCPPRPEMLMDAILKLHQKIQGSKLGVNAEEAAREAEEAALNALPLIEMKGLLR, from the coding sequence ATGGGACTCGAAGAGAAGCTGCCCAGCGGCTTCGTGCTGACCACTGTCGAGCAGGCCGCCGGCTGGGTACGGAAGTCCTCCGTCTTCCCGGCCACGTTCGGACTCGCCTGCTGCGCCATCGAGATGATGACGACCGGGGCCGGGCGCTATGACCTGGCCCGGTTCGGCATGGAGGTCTTCCGCGGATCGCCGCGCCAGGCGGACCTGATGATCGTGGCGGGGCGGGTGAGCCAGAAGATGGCGCCCGTCCTGCGGCAGGTCTACGACCAGATGCCGAACCCCAAGTGGGTCATCTCCATGGGCGTTTGCGCGTCATCGGGCGGAATGTTCAACAATTACGCCATTGTTCAGGGTGTTGATCATATTGTCCCGGTTGATATCTATTTGCCGGGCTGCCCGCCGCGGCCCGAGATGCTGATGGACGCGATCCTCAAGCTCCACCAGAAGATCCAGGGCTCCAAGCTCGGGGTCAACGCCGAGGAGGCCGCCCGTGAGGCGGAGGAAGCGGCGCTCAACGCACTGCCCCTGATCGAGATGAAGGGGCTTCTGCGATGA
- a CDS encoding NADH-quinone oxidoreductase subunit A codes for MNAYAPILVLGALGAGFAIFSVVSATLIGPKRYNRAKLEAYECGIEPTPTPAGGGRFPIKYYLTAMLFIVFDIEIVFLYPWAVTFDALGIFGLVEMLLFVLTVFVAYAYVWRRGGLEWD; via the coding sequence GTGAATGCCTACGCGCCCATCCTCGTGCTCGGTGCCCTCGGGGCGGGGTTTGCGATCTTCTCCGTGGTCAGTGCCACGCTTATCGGCCCCAAGCGGTACAACCGGGCGAAGCTCGAAGCGTACGAGTGCGGTATTGAACCCACCCCGACTCCAGCCGGAGGTGGCCGTTTTCCCATCAAGTACTACCTGACGGCGATGCTCTTCATCGTCTTCGACATCGAGATCGTCTTCCTCTATCCCTGGGCGGTCACCTTCGACGCCCTCGGGATCTTCGGGCTCGTCGAGATGCTGCTCTTCGTGCTCACCGTCTTCGTCGCCTATGCGTATGTATGGCGTCGCGGCGGCCTGGAATGGGACTGA
- a CDS encoding C40 family peptidase: MSHTALIPSHRKPRRNASKTALRAGVAGGVLSTIAVAGAAGPAQAAEPVTQTIEMPTITAGLSTTVAASAEATQQVALDLETQAHEEAAATTAAKAAKKAKAEAVRKAEAKKKAEAKAKAEAQAKAEAAERASRSAARTTLSASTGSGSSSSGSSSSATTSYSSTATGSAASVVAFAQAQVGDAYVSGGTGPNSWDCSGLVQAAFRTVGVDLPRVSQSQSTAGTQVSLSNLQPGDILYWGGAGSAYHVGIYVGGGQFVGAQNSSTGVVQKSLDYDPPSGAVRVL; this comes from the coding sequence ATGTCCCACACCGCTCTCATACCCAGCCACCGGAAGCCCCGCCGAAACGCCTCGAAGACGGCGCTGCGGGCCGGAGTTGCCGGTGGCGTCCTCAGCACCATCGCGGTCGCAGGCGCTGCCGGTCCGGCCCAGGCCGCCGAGCCGGTGACCCAGACCATCGAGATGCCCACCATCACGGCCGGGCTCTCCACCACCGTCGCGGCGTCCGCCGAGGCCACGCAGCAGGTCGCCCTGGACCTGGAGACGCAGGCGCACGAGGAAGCGGCGGCCACCACCGCCGCCAAGGCCGCCAAGAAGGCCAAGGCCGAGGCGGTCCGCAAGGCCGAGGCCAAGAAGAAGGCCGAAGCCAAGGCGAAGGCCGAAGCGCAGGCCAAGGCGGAGGCCGCCGAGCGCGCCTCCCGCTCCGCCGCGCGCACGACGCTGAGCGCCTCCACCGGCTCCGGCTCCTCCTCCTCGGGCTCCTCGTCGTCCGCCACGACGTCGTACAGCTCCACCGCCACGGGCTCCGCCGCCTCCGTCGTCGCGTTCGCGCAGGCGCAGGTCGGCGACGCGTACGTGTCCGGCGGCACCGGCCCCAACTCCTGGGACTGCTCCGGCCTCGTCCAGGCCGCGTTCCGCACGGTGGGCGTCGACCTGCCGCGCGTCTCGCAGAGCCAGTCGACCGCGGGCACCCAGGTCTCGCTGAGCAACCTCCAGCCGGGCGACATCCTGTACTGGGGCGGCGCGGGCAGCGCGTACCACGTCGGTATCTACGTGGGCGGCGGCCAGTTCGTCGGCGCGCAGAACTCCTCCACCGGTGTGGTGCAGAAGTCCCTGGACTACGACCCGCCGTCGGGCGCGGTCCGCGTCCTCTGA